TGCGCCTGCGCGTAAGGCAGCTTTGCTGCACAGACATGCGGCGCCTGTCATACCATAGGAACCTGCCAGCACAAAAATTCTTCCATAGTTTCCTTTATGGCTGTCAGGTTTTCTGGGAAGAATTTTTGGCAGATCCTTCGTTTCATGCATAATGGTTATCGTGAATAGAAATTAAAGGGCGAAAAATCCATAGTAGTCATAGTTACGTTATATAAAAGAAGAATAAACTGCCACAGACTATTTACATCCTTTTCTGGTTGATAAGAGAGGCGGTATAGGCAGCACCGAATCCGTTATCGATGTTTACCACTGAGACTCCGGAAGCACAGCTATTTAACATAGATAGAAGCGGTGCAATTCCCCCAAAACTTGTGCCATAACCAATACTTGTAGGCACGCCAATGACAGGGCAATCCACCAGGCCTCCGACGACGCTTGCCAACGCGCCTTCCATTCCTGCAACAACAATAATAACGTTTGCCTTTCGCAAATCTTCATGGCTTTTCATAAGCCGATGAATACCGGCAACTCCCACATCATATAATACTTGCACGGTATTTCCCATAATATCAGCCGTTACCCTTGCTTCTTCAGCCACAGGAATATCAGAAGTTCCGGCGGTTATAATCAGGATGAGTCCCGGATTTGGTTCTCGACGTGTTTTCCGAATAGTTATGGCCCTTGCCTGCTCATGATAAACGGCCTCAGAAAATTCTCTGGAAACGACCTCATAGACTGCAGTATTTGCGCGAGTTGCAAGCATGTCATGTCCCTCTGAAACAATATGTTCCACAATTTTTACCACCTGCTCGGGGGTCTTGCCCATGCAAAAAATAACCTCAGGGAAGCCACAACGGATTTTACGATGACTGTCCACCTTGGCAAATCCGATGTCCTTGAAGGGCAAGTCCCTGATCTTTGCGAGGATTTCATCTTGTGCTATTTTTCCGGCTTTATAATTTTCCAGCAATAGTTTTATATCTTTAATATCCATATTCGTATTTATTCAAGGCTATTATTGGG
The sequence above is drawn from the Candidatus Brocadiaceae bacterium genome and encodes:
- the larB gene encoding nickel pincer cofactor biosynthesis protein LarB, which codes for MDIKDIKLLLENYKAGKIAQDEILAKIRDLPFKDIGFAKVDSHRKIRCGFPEVIFCMGKTPEQVVKIVEHIVSEGHDMLATRANTAVYEVVSREFSEAVYHEQARAITIRKTRREPNPGLILIITAGTSDIPVAEEARVTADIMGNTVQVLYDVGVAGIHRLMKSHEDLRKANVIIVVAGMEGALASVVGGLVDCPVIGVPTSIGYGTSFGGIAPLLSMLNSCASGVSVVNIDNGFGAAYTASLINQKRM